The proteins below are encoded in one region of Synchiropus splendidus isolate RoL2022-P1 chromosome 13, RoL_Sspl_1.0, whole genome shotgun sequence:
- the copa gene encoding coatomer subunit alpha yields the protein MLTKFETKSARVKGLSFHPKRPWVLASLHNGVIQLWDYRMCTLIDKFDEHDGPVRGIDFHKQQPLFVSGGDDYKIKVWNYKLRRCLFTLLGHLDYIRTTFFHHEYPWILSASDDQTIRIWNWQSRTCVCVLTGHNHYVMCAQFHPSEDLVVSASLDQTVRVWDISGLRKKNLSPGAVETEVRGISGVDLFGASDAVVKHVLEGHDRGVNWASFHPSMPLIVSGADDRQVKIWRMNESKAWELDTCRGHYNNVSCAVFHPRQELILSNSEDKSIRVWDMSKRTGVQTFRRDHDRFWVLGAHPNLNLFAAGHDSGMIVFKLERERPAYAVHGNMLYYVKDRFLRQLDFNSSKDTAVMQLRSGSKFPVFSMSYNPAENSVLLCTRATNLENSTYDLYSIPKESDSQNPDAPEGKRSSGLTAVWVARNRFAVLDRMHSLLIKNLKNEIVKKVQVPSCEEIFYAGTGSLLLRDADGVTLFDVQQKRSLATVKIAKVKYVVWSADTSHVALLAKHAIMICNRKLESLCNIHENIRVKSGAWDESGVFIYTTSNHIKYALTSGDHGIIRTLDLPIYVTRVRGNSVYCLDRECRPRVLTIDPTEYRFKLALVNRKYDEVLHMVRNAKLVGQSIIAYLQKKGYPEVALHFVKDEKTRFSLALECGNIEVALEAAKALDERSCWERLGEAALLQGHHQVVEMCYQRTKNFDKLTFLYLITGNLAKLRKMMKIAEIRKDMSGHYQAALYLGDVSERVRILKNCGQKSLAYLTAATHGLDEEAEALKETFDPEKETLPEIDPNAQLLQPPPPINPLDTNWPLLTVSKGFFEGAIAAKGKAGQMAADLDMDASGGEGWGDDAELVLDEDGFMDAQEGLGDDGLGKEEGGGWEVEEDLDLPPELDLPSGAGAGGDEGFFVPPTKGISPTQMWCNNSQLPVDHMLAGSFETAMRLLHDQVGVVNFGPYKSLFMQTLSRGRTCYLGLPSLPCLRGNPQRNWKDCGAKQGLPAVGLRLADLIARLQQCYQLTTAGRFEEAVERFRAILLSVPLLVVDNKQEIAEAQQLITICKEYIVGLTMETERKKLPKDTLDQQKRLCEMAAYFTHCNLQPVHMVLVLRTALNLFFKLRNFKTAAGFARRLLELGPKPDVAQQTRKILAACEKTLTDGHQLNYDPHNPFDLCAASFIPLYRGRPVEKCPLSGACYCPTYKGQICRVTQVTEIGKDVIGLRVSPLQFR from the exons ATGTTGACCAAATTTGAGACCAAGTCGGCGCGCGTTAAAG GCCTGAGTTTCCATCCTAAAAGGCCATGGGTTCTTGCCAGTTTGCACAACGGAGTGATCCAGCTGTGGGATTATCGAATGTGCACATTGATAGACAAGTTTGATGAGCATGACG GCCCTGTCAGAGGCATTGATTTTCATAAACAGCAGCCGCTCTTTGTGTCTGGAGGAGATGACtacaaaataaag GTGTGGAACTACAAACTGAGGCGTTGCCTCTTCACACTCCTTGGTCACCTGGATTATATCAGAACCACCTTCTTTCATCAT GAGTACCCATGGATCCTGAGTGCCTCAGATGACCAGACTATTCGTATTTGGAACTGGCAATCCAGGACTTGTGTCTG CGTTCTGACCGGCCACAATCACTACGTCATGTGTGCTCAGTTCCACCCCTCGGAGGATCTAGTGGTGTCTGCCAGTCTGGATCAAACTGTGCGGGTGTGGGATATCTCTG gtctgaggaagaagaacttGTCTCCTGGTGCCGTCGAGACAGAGGTTCGAGGAATCTCTGGTGTCGACTTGTTTGGGGCCTCAGATGCTGTGGTCAAACACGTGCTGGAG GGTCATGACCGTGGGGTCAACTGGGCATCATTCCATCCCAGCATGCCCCTCATAGTGTCTGGCGCTGACGACAGGCAGGTCAAGATCTGGAGGATGAACG AGTCCAAGGCATGGGAGCTGGACACGTGCCGTGGCCACTACAACAACGTGTCCTGCGCTGTTTTCCACCCGCGCCAGGAGCTCATCCTGTCCAACTCCGAGGACAAGAGCATTCGGGTTTGGGACATGTCCAAGAGGACCGGAGTGCAGACCTTCCGTCGAGATCACGACCGGTTCTGGGTCCTCGGGGCTCACCCCAACCTTAACCTGTTTGCTGCTG GTCATGACAGTGGCATGATCGTATTCAAGCTGGAGCGTGAGCGGCCAGCGTATGCTGTTCATGGCAACATGCTCTACTACGTAAAGGACCGCTTCCTCCGTCAACTGGACTTCAACAGCAGCAAGGACACAGCTGTCATGCAGCTCCGCAG TGGCTCCAAATTTCCAGTGTTCAGTATGTCGTACAACCCAGCTGAAAACTCTGTACTGCTCTGCACG AGGGCGACCAACCTGGAGAACAGCACCTATGACCTCTATTCCATCCCCAAAGAGAGTGACTCCCAGAACCCTGATG CACCAGAAGGGAAACGTTCCTCTGGTCTGACTGCAGTCTGGGTGGCCAGGAACAGATTTGCTGTCTTGGATCGAATGCACTCG ctgTTGATCAAGAATCTGAAGAACGAAATCGTCAAGAAGGTTCAGGTGCCGAGCTGTGAGGAGATCTTCTACGCCGGCACTGGCTCACTGCTGCTCCGAGACGCAGACGGGGTCACGCTGTTCGATGTGCAGCAGAAGCGCTCGCTGGCCACTGTCAAGATCGCCAAGGTCAAGTACGTGGTGTGGAGCGCAGACACCAGCCACGTGGCACTACTGGCCAAGCACG CCATCATGATTTGCAACCGTAAGCTGGAGAGTCTGTGCAACATCCACGAGAACATCCGGGTGAAGAGCGGAGCGTGGGACGAGAGTGGCGTCTTCATCTACACCACGTCCAACCACATCAAATACGCCCTCACCTCTGG GGATCATGGCATCATCCGGACCCTGGATCTGCCCATCTATGTGACCCGTGTCAGAGGGAACAGCGTCTACTGCCTGGACCGGGAGTGCAGACCACGTGTCCTCACTATCGACCCGACAGAGTACCGCTTCAAACTTGCCCTGGTCAACCGCAAATACGATGAG GTGCTCCACATGGTGCGTAACGCCAAGCTTGTGGGTCAGTCCATCATCGCCTACCTGCAGAAAAAGGGTTACCCAGAGGTGGCGCTGCACTTTGTTAAAGATGAGAAAACCCGCTTCAGTCTGGCTCTGGAGTGCGGCAACATTGAG gtggcgctggagGCAGCCAAGGCTCTGGACGAGCGTAGCTGCTGGGAGCGTCTGGGCGAGGCAGCGCTGCTGCAGGGTCATCACCAGGTGGTGGAGATGTGCTACCAGAGGACAAAGAACTTTGACAAGCTCACCTTCCTCTACCTCATCACCGGAAACCTGGCAAAGCTGCGCAAGATGATGAAGATCG ctgagatcaggaagGACATGAGCGGGCACTACCAGGCCGCCCTGTACCTGGGAGATGTCAGCGAGAGGGTTCGCATCCTGAAGAACTGTGGCCAGA AGTCCCTGGCGTacctcactgctgccactcatGGACTGGATGAGGAAGCTGAGGCTCTGAAGGAGACCTTTGATCCTGAAAAGGAAACG CTCCCAGAGATTGATCCAAatgcacagctgctgcagccgccgcctcccatcAACCCCCTGGACACCAACTGGCCTCTCCTCACAGTGTCCAAGGGCTTCTTCGAGGGTGCCATCGCTGCCAAGG GTAAAGCCGGTCAGATGGCTGCTGACCTGGACATGGATGCTTCTGGAGGAGAAGGATGGGGTGATGATGCCGAGCTAGTGCTTGATGAAG ACGGCTTCATGGATGCTCAGGAAGGTTTGGGAGATGATGGACTCGGCAAAGAGGAAGGTGGTGGttgggaggtggaggaggacctgGACCTTCCTCCTGAGCTG GACTTGCCATCTGGTGCAGGAGCAGGTGGGGACGAGGGCTTCTTTGTCCCACCCACCAAGGGCATCAGTCCCACCCAGATGTGGTGCAACAACTCTCAGCTGCCGGTGGATCACATGCTGGCTGGCTCCTTTGAAACTGCTATGAGA ctgctccacgACCAAGTCGGAGTGGTCAACTTTGGACCCTACAAGTCTCTGTTCATGCAGACTCTGTCCAGAGGCCGGACCTGCTACCTGGGCCTGCCCTCGCTGCCGTGCCTGAGGGGGAACCCCCAGAGGAACTGGAAG GACTGCGGGGCAAAGCAGGGTCTGCCCGCTGTAGGACTTCGCCTGGCCGACCTTATTGCCCGCCTTCAGCAGTGCTACCAGCTGACCACTGCAGGGCGCTTTGAGGAGGCTGTGGAGCGCTTCAGAGCCATCCTGCTGTCAGTGCCACTGCTGGTGGTTGATAACAAGCAGGAGATTGCTGAG gCTCAGCAGCTGATAACAATCTGCAAAGAGTACATCGTAGGTCTGACCATGGAGACTGAGAGGAAGAAGCTTCCTAAagacactctggatcagcagaaGAGGCTGTGTGAG ATGGCCGCCTACTTCACCCACTGTAACCTGCAGCCGGTCCACATGGTGCTGGTTCTGCGAACGGCTCTCAACCTCTTCTTCAAACTGCGCaacttcaagacagcggcaggGTTTGCTCGCCGCCTGCTGGAGCTGGGGCCCAAACCTGACGTTGCTCAGCAG ACCCGCAAGATCCTGGCAGCATGTGAGAAGACTTTGACCGATGGACACCAGCTGAACTACGACCCTCACAATCCATTTGACCTGTGCGCCGCCTCCTTCATCCCCCTGTACCGCGGACGTCCTGTCGAGAAGTGTCCTCTGTCTGGAGCCTGTTACTGTCCCACGTACAAAGGCCAGATCTGCAGGGTGACTCAG gTGACAGAGATCGGCAAGGACGTGATCGGCCTGCGCGTGAGTCCACTTCAGTTCCGCTGA
- the ncstn gene encoding nicastrin: MDFLTIKCIVNLLLCGFLIGVSSTAVEDKIYVALNTSVSCVRLLNATHQIGCQSSLSGNVGILHVLESEENLEFVLSTGRTPPYLVIIESHLFTRSVMLKLKNSTDRVAGVALVAPSENPATNFSPHVTCPNENTGVYSETYGPELAHCNVTVWNPEGNGLSYEDFRFPIFLLKDDNDTTRIRQCYMDHNMPVNGSEPQYPLCAMELRSHMSAVIDTPTCMRRSADTFSLSSDKVCDPLGNYNVWASTRPINNTAKGHKIGESVVIAAARIDSHSFFFGIAPGAQSAASGFITLLAAAHALRNATQTSQPNRTILYTFFNGETFDYIGSSRMVYDMENQQFPVDLDNIHSVLEVGQVGLQTEPRLWLHSDPVSRRNSTVNDEVTNLMANLRSSAAALGVTVGEPPVSQPLPPASLQRFLLARPIPGVVIEDHQSTYANRFYQSMYDNAQYVNVSYPANLTAEQQLQFVTDTAKSLADVATMIARSLYKQAGGSDTVASGINADPQMVTRILFSFLVSSNNSWLQEIIPADFSGHLKNEPADLYVGAFQQSIHDSVVMLQHMLANLTGSTVNVTQEDCQNQREAKEDKDNKHLYYYMWVQGAAPTNSTTREGFCVRSTARTSKAVSPAMELLGQYNSRNYSTWTESRWKEIKGRIFLVASHDLEMLTLGVGVGVLLTSLLLTYFLSSKAEVLFSAGREPTNATY; encoded by the exons ATGGACTTTCTCACAATCAAGTGCATCGTTAACTTATTATTATGTGGGTTTTTAATTG gCGTCAGCAGCACCGCAGTGGAGGACAAGATTTACGTGGCGCTCAATACGTCCGTCTCATGTGTACGATTGCTGAATGCAACTCATCAGATCGGCTGCCAGT CATCATTGTCGGGGAATGTCGGCATTCTTCACGTGCTGGAGTCGGAGGAGAACCTGGAGTTTGTCCTGAGTACTGGACGCACCCCTCCCTACTTGGTCATCATTGAGTCACACCTCTTCACCAG GTCCGTCATGCTGAAACTCAAGAACAGTACAGACAGGGTGGCGGGTGTCGCGTTGGTAGCCCCCAGTGAGAATCCAGCCACTAACTTCTCCCCACATGTGACCTGCCCCAATGAGAACACGG GTGTGTATTCAGAGACCTACGGCCCAGAATTGGCTCACTGCAACGTGACGGTGTGGAACCCTGAAGGAAACGGACTTTCCTACGAGGATTTCAGATTCCCCATCTTCTTGCTGAAAGACGACAATGACACCACCAGGATTCGACAG TGCTACATGGACCACAACATGCCGGTGAACGGCAGTGAGCCGCAGTACCCGCTGTGTGCCATGGAGCTCCGCTCCCACATGTCCGCTGTCATCGACACGCCCACCTGCATGAGGAGGAGCGCCGACACCTTCAGCCTCAGTTCTG ATAAGGTCTGCGATCCGCTGGGCAACTACAACGTCTGGGCCTCCACCAGACCCATCAACAACACGGCCAAAGGTCACAAGATTGGCGAGAGTGTGGTCATCGCAGCTgccaga ATCGACAGCCACTCCTTCTTCTTCGGCATCGCGCCCGGAGCTCAGAGCGCAGCCTCTGGCTTCATCACCCTGTTGGCCGCCGCTCACGCGCTACGTAATGCCACGCAGACGTCTCAGCCCAACCGCACCATCCTCTACACCTTCTTCAATGGG GAAACATTCGACTACATCGGCAGCTCCAGGATGGTGTACGACATGGAGAACCAGCAGTTCCCGGTGGACCTGGACAACATTCACTCGGTGCTGGAGGTGGGACAG GTGGGTCTCCAGACTGAGCCCAGACTATGGCTCCACTCAGATCCAGTTTCCAGGAGGAACAGCACCGTCAACGATGAG GTGACAAATCTGATGGCCAACCTTCGCTCCTCGGCCGCAGCCCTGGGCGTCACGGTGGGTGAGCCGCCCGTCTCCCAGCCTCTCCCGCCCGCCTCCCTGCAGCGCTTCCTTCTGGCCCGGCCAATCCCGGGGGTCGTGATCGAGGACCACCAGTCAACCTACGCCAATCG GTTCTACCAGAGCATGTACGACAATGCCCAGTATGTGAACGTCTCTTATCCGGCCAACCTGACGGccgagcagcagctgcagttcgTCACTGACACGGCCAAG TCTCTCGCTGACGTCGCCACCATGATCGCCCGGTCTTTATACAAGCAGGCCGGAGGCTCAGACACAGTGGCCAGTGGCATCAACGCTGACCCTCAGATG GTGACCCGGATCTTGTTCAGCTTCCTGGTGAGCTCCAACAACAGCTGGCTGCAGGAGATCATCCCGGCCGACTTCAGTGGCCACCTGA aAAACGAACCCGCCGACCTCTACGTGGGAGCGTTCCAGCAGTCCATCCACGACAGCGTCGTCATGCTGCAGCACATGCTCGCCAACCTTACGGGCAGCACCGTCAACGTCACGCAGGAGGACTGTCAGAACCAGCGGGAAGCTAAAGAGGATAAAGACAACAAACAT CTTTACTACTACATGTGGGTTCAAGGGGCCGCCCCCACAAACAGCACCACCAGAGAGGGGTTCTGTGTTCGGTCCACTGCCCGGACCTCCAAAGCTGTGTCTCCCGCCATGGAGCTGCTGGGACAGTACAACTCCAGAAACTACTCTACGTGGACTGAGTCCCGGTGGAAGGAAATCAAAGGGCGCATCTTCCTGGTGGCCAGTCACGACCTGGAG ATGCTGACTCTCGGCGTAGGTGTGGGCGTCCTACTCACCTCCCTGCTGCTGACATACTTCCTCAGCTCCAAGGCTGAGGTCCTCTTCAGCGCGGGACGAGAACCCACCAACGCCACCTACTGA